Within Acanthochromis polyacanthus isolate Apoly-LR-REF ecotype Palm Island chromosome 3, KAUST_Apoly_ChrSc, whole genome shotgun sequence, the genomic segment CGGCGTCGCTCTTCCCTGAGCCGCCCTTGGCTCTGTAGGCGGCCATGTCCTGGAAAGAAATGAACaggaacattttattcattctgAACACGTATTCAGTCATCTTACTGAGCTTCAAGTCAATTTAAACCAgctttattttggacaaatgagtcattttgaacccattttcagtgattttagacAAATTGAGAGTCACATGGAACCCGTTTCAAGTCATTTGAGGAGTTTTCGGTCATTTTAAACCAGCTTTTAGTCATTCTGGACTCATTTTACTGAGTTTTAAGTCAATCATGAGTCCTTTTAAACCAGTTTTGATCTGTTTTACACTAAACAGTCCATATTTACTGCAGCATCACTACATTATCATACGTCTGTGATCTTGTGCGTACCTTCTCGTATTTCTCCTTGAGTTTGCCAGCCTTGGCCTCGTAGGGCTGCTTGTCCTTGGGGCTCTGTGTGGCCCACAGCTCGCCCAGCTTCTTGGCGATGTCGCCGATGGAGATCCCGGGGTTCTCCTCCTTGATCCTGGAGCGGTGGTCCGAGCAAAACACGAAGAACGCGGAGCTGAGGAGGAACAAAGGGGGAGAAGGTTCAACAACCGGAACCCGGCAAAGTGACTTTCTACGGTTTATTTCTTAAGAACACCAAACATGGACTCACGGGGGCCTCTTGGGGGCATTGGggtccttcttcttcttgcccTTCTTGGCGCCTTTAGGAGGGATGTAGGACTTCATCTCTCTGTCGTATCTGGCCTTATCGCTCTTGGCCATTTCCTCAAACTTCCCCTTCTCCTTAGGAGTCATGCTCTACAGAAGACAGGAGGAAGAAGTCTTAAAACAGACATTCAGCTTTTATATCATGCATACCTAACCTCTCATTTGcagttttcttgcttttcttacTAGTTTGGCTAATTTTAGTCAgattttgaaccattttgggaacattttcagtaactttcagtttgttttcaatAACTTGAAACCAGTTTTGATTTATCTTGAACA encodes:
- the hmgb2a gene encoding high mobility group protein B2a, which encodes MRKDPNKPRGKTSSYAFFVATCREEHKKKHPGTSVSFSEFSKKCSERWKSMTPKEKGKFEEMAKSDKARYDREMKSYIPPKGAKKGKKKKDPNAPKRPPSAFFVFCSDHRSRIKEENPGISIGDIAKKLGELWATQSPKDKQPYEAKAGKLKEKYEKDMAAYRAKGGSGKSDAGKKSGPGRPAPKKAEPADDDDDDDDEEEDDEEEDEDDDDEDDD